The Clostridium sporogenes region TGAACTGCTAGTTCATTAATTACCAAAGAAATTTCATCGGTGAAAGCATTAGATTGTTCTGCTAATTTTCTTATTTCATCTGCCACCACGGCAAAACCTTTCCCTGATTCTCCTGCCCTGGCTGCCTCAATAGCTGCATTTAAAGCTAAAAGATTAGTTTGGGATGCAATACTTTTTATCATTTCACTAGCATTTTCAATTTTTTCTGCACTCTTATTACTATCAATAATTACTTTATATACTTCCTTTGATATTTTTTCACTATCCATAGTTTTTTCTACTAATTCTTTTAAAGTAGTTACCCCTTCATTTTTTAAAATATCTACTTTTTCTATAGCCTTATTTAAGCTACCCATCATTTGTTGATTTTGTGTAATTGTTTCTCCAAGAACATTTACACTCATGGCACCATCTTCTGTTTGTCTTGCTTGATCCTCTGCAGAGTTAGCCATTTCCTCTATAGTTTTAGTAATTTCATTTGCTGCTTCTGCAGTTTGTTGGCTAGTTGAAGTAAGTTCCTCTGAGGAGGCTGCTACCTGTTCTGCACTTTCTAAAGTTTTTCTAGCAAAATCTCTTAAATTTACACTAACATTTTGAAAAGCCTTTGCTAATAGTCCAATTTCATCTTCTTTTTCAACTAGTTCCTTTGATATATCTTCTGTAAAATCTAAATCCGCCATTTTATGTCCATACTTTTCAAGACTTTTAATAGGTTTTACTATAGCTTTTCCTACTAGGATAATTAGTGCTGCAATAATAATTCCTCCTAATGCATAAGAGATAATCAATAATTTTCTTACTGCGGAAACCTTTGCAGTAAATTCTGACTGATCTATTACCGCTGCCACAGACCATCCATTAGTTTCTATAGGATAATATCCTACATATTTATCATTATTTTTATAGGAATATACTCCTGTGCCTTGTTTTTGTGCAACCATATTCCTTCCTATTTCTCCCATTTCACCTTTTTCTTTTGTCATATTATTTTTTAAAATCATTTCCTTTACAGGATGATAAACTAATTCCCCTTTTTTACTTATTAAAAATACAAATCCACTTTCACCAATTTTATATTTTTGCATAATACTAGGTAGTTCATCTAGACGTACATCAATAGCTACCACTCCTAAACTAGTTCCTTTTTCATCATATACTACCTGCACAACACTAATTACCATCTTTTTTGTTACAGAATCTAAATAAGGTTCTGTATAAAGCACTTCTCCATGCTTTAATTTTAAGGCTTCTTTATACCAAGGTTTTTCATTAATAATCCAACTTTTGGAAGAATCCCACTGATCTTGGGTTACTAAATAACTAGCATCCTGTAAACCAATCCATACTAAAGAAAGATTTTCATCCGTCTTTTTTATTTGTTGTAGAGAGCTTATTACATCTTTATAATCTGGATGGCTTCGAACCTTGTCCCTGTTTTTTGCACCCTTCATTAATTTTATAATATCTTGATTTGTAGCCATTTGTCTTACTAAAACTTCATTTTTCTTAAAAAATTCATTGTTTTGATTTGCAGCTGCCTTAGCTTCTGTCAAAAGATGCTCATAATTCATTTTAGTCACAACATCCTTAATCTTTAACTCTAAAAAAATACCAGAAGCTAAAAATACAACAAATACTGCTGTAAGGATATACACCATCATTTTAGCAAAGATACTCTTTTGAACAATACTTTTAGCCTTCATTTATTTTCCCCCTTTATAATAATAAAAATCCTGGTTTTCCCCCTTTTCATACTGGATTTTTACTCCATATTTTTTTGCTATTTTCATTATATATCAGAAAATACATAATTTAAATATTTTTTTTAATTTTTCGTCTATTTTTTAACAAAAATATAGCAATAAATTCTTTTAAAACAAATTTTAAGCTTATTTTTTGTATAAATATTAAATTATATAAAAAATTAAATAATACATTGTAAAAATACCAATTTTTTTAAATATGTTTTTATAGAATATACCTTTTAAACATATTAATTATATTATCTTGTATTAATGTCTTAATTTATAACTTTAAAAATATTACAAAACCCTCCATAAATCAGAAATTTTATAAATTCCTAAACAATAAACAAAAGCTATGAAATTAAGTTATTAACCTTAATCTCATAGCTTTTCCATTTCAAAATAAAGAATATTATAATTAGTACTTGAATTGAGTATACTAAAACTCATACAAAATAAAAGTTCCATCTAAATTAAGTTTTACTTTATCTATTTTCTCATCATATACACAGAAATTATATAAAATATATAGATATGTGCTGGGTAAAAAACATAGAATAAATATTTAGCGCCTTTGCCTTTTTTACCATTGTATAAATAAAATAAAGGTGCTGCAAATATCATCATCCATTGATAATTTTTAAATAAAAGTCCTTGTATAGTAATATCTCCACCTGCCAACATAATAATAATACTTAGAATTGAATATACTATCACAAGGATTTTCTTTTTCTCTCTAAATAAATATATGATTATTCCAAGTAATATAAATATAGGTCCTCCTTCTACAAATAATGGAGTAGGAATTAAAAATACGACATACATCATACCTGGTACTGTAATGTTCATAATAATTATAAATCCTATAGTTATAGGCAACATGAATAACCCTACTCCTTTAACAATTCCTAAAGTATTTTTTTCTTTTATAGCTTTTCCTAAATACTCTATAATAGATAAGTATATAACAATTACAAAAAGTGTAGTAAATATATTATTCATTAATCCAAAGCTATCTGTTCTTTGAAAGTATTTTGGTATAAAAGAATTTCCCAAATTCATAAGAACTGATCCTATATAAAGTCTTGTAGCATACTTTTTTCTATTTCTTGTATGTATAAATCCTTGCACTGTCATAAATATAAATATAGGTGCTACTATTCTTCCTAGCCAATTAAATGCCACAGGTATGTTGTTTGTGAATCCAAACATTTCATGAATATGATCAAATATCATTAAAAATAATCCTATTAGCTTTAACTGAAATCCTGTAAGTCCTTTTTCTTTCATAATTATCCTCCTAAATCATTAATATGAGACAATTATATAAAGCTAATCTTAACTGATTATCACTTGTACCTTAAATAAACCTTAAAATATATATTTGATAACTATGATATCTAATACTCCTGTTTACTATATAAAAACAACTATTACAAAATCCTCGATTATCAGAATATTACTTTTAAAGTAATAAATAATATTTGATGCTACGTGTCTATATACCACCTTATAACCTTCAGTTGAAATTAAATATTCCCCTAAAGATAGTAATTGTTTATAAATATTATAAACAATAGCCTAATAAAATTTGTTTTAACATTTTATTAGGCTATTTTTATAACTTTATTTATTAATTATTGATTTCACACTAATCAAGATCATCAAAATCAAAGGCTGCTGCTTTTGTATAGTTTGTAACCTTTGCTTCAAAAAAGTCAGTCTTTGTACTATTTAATTTTGAAAAACTTTCAATCCACTCCATAGGATGTTTATTTATTTCTGGATATAAAGGCATTAAATCTATAGCTGTTAATCTTAGATTGGAAAGATATTTAATATATTTATCTATTAATTCATCATTAAGGCCTAAGATTTCATTATTAGTAACATACTGTCCCCATTTTATTTCATGCTCTACACCCATTCTCATCATCTGTCTAAATTCTTCTTCTAATTCTCCTGTAAAAATATTTAGATTTTCTTTTTTTAGTTCTTTAATAATATTTTGAAAAAGTACAAGATGCGTAACTTCGTCCCTATTTATATATTTAAAAATTGTACTAGTAGCAGTCATTTTACCCTGTCTTGCTAAGGTGTAAAAAAAACTAAAACCAGAATAAAAATATATTCCCTCTAATATATAATTTGCCATTATTACTCTTAAAAAATTATGAATTTCAGGTTCTTTATTAAACTTTTCATAAATGCCTGCTATAAATTTATTTCTTTCTAAAAGATGTTCATCTTCTCTCCATTGATCATATATTTTATCTCTAGTAATTGGATTTGTAACTGTATCAAGTATATATGAATAACTTTGTGCATGTATTTCTTCTTGAAAGGTTTGAATATTTAAAAGAGAAGAAACTTCTGGCGCAGTTATATATCTTGATATATTAGGGAGATTTTCACTTTGCACGGAATCAAGAAAATTTAAAAAGGAAATAATCTTGTCAAAGGCATTTCTTTCTCCATCTGTTAAGTATGGAAATTGCTTTACATCCTCATTTAAAGAAATTTCCTCTGGTATCCAAAAATTATTAAGCATTGTTCTATAAAAATCGCTAGCCCAGCTATATTTTATTCTATTCCACTCTCTTAAGTTAGTAGTGTTTCCATTTATCATTGATTCCGTTCCCCGTTGCCCCTTTTCGTTAAATATCATTTTTTTAAGCATTAACTGTAATTCTCCTTTCCTTCTATATATTTTGTAAGTATAGTATTGTTTTGAAAGCATACTTAAGATGCTTATAACCAATAAATTATCCTAATTACTTATATAGTTATTATCTTAAGTATATACTTTAAACATACCATCCCATCTACCTTGTAATCACAATATTTTCCTCATTATGAAGTTAAGTATTTACTTAACTTGAGCAACTTGTGCATTCATCCATTTCTAAAGATTTATTTCTCACATAATATATAGTTTTAACTCCTTGTTTCCAAGACTCCATATACATATTAAGAATTTCTTTAGCTTTTATTTCTGGAGTTATATATATATTAAAGGATTGAGCCTGATCTATATGTTTTTGTCTCGCAGCACAAGCCTTAATACTCCATTGCTGGTCTATAGTATGAGCTTCTTTGTAATACCAAAAATTTTCTTCATTTAAATCTGGTGCTGTTTTTGGTGTAAAACTACCCTTCTTTTCTTCCATAAAAAACTTCTTAAATACAGGATCTATTCCTGCAGTTGTATTAGCTATATTAGAAGTGCTACCTGTAGGAGCAATAGCTGTAATGTAACCATTTCTCATACCATATTTTTTGATATCACTTTGAAGTTGTTGCCATCTTTCAGAATTATAACCTCTTCTTTCAAAATATTTTCCCGTTTCCCACTCTGAACCTTTAAAGGCTGGATAACTGCCCTTCTCTTTAGCTAATTCCATAGAAGCCTTTATAGCTGTATAGGCTATTTCTTCATATATTTCATCTACTACTTTAATATGCTCATCACTTTCCCATCTTATCTTGTTATTTGCAAGGAAGTGATGATATCCACTTGTTCCTAAACCGATGGCTCTATACTTGTCACTGGTAACTCTGGCCTCTTTAACAGGAAGCTTATTAAGAGATATAACATTATCTAGCATCCTTATTTGGAGAGGAATACACTTACTAAAATCCTCTTTTTCTACTTTGCTAAGATTTATTGAGTTAAGGTTACAGGTTACCATATCTCCAGCCTTAATTCTTTGAACAACCTCTGGATAACCATTTTCATCAATTATTTCTTCTTCTACAAGTTCACTTCCACTCATATTTTGAGCTATTTCATGACAAAGATTAGATGAATATATCATACCTTTGTGCTTATTAGGATTTGCTATATTTACAGTATCCCTAAAGAAAATAAAAGGAGTTCCTGTTTCTACTGCACTTTTCATTAATTTTTTCATAATATCAAGAGTTGGTACTGTATCCCTTGGGATATTAGTGTTTCTTTCACATTCTAAATATCTTTTTGTAAATTCTTTACAATCTACATCATCAAAGTAATCTTCAAGCTTATAATCCATTATCTTCTCTACCATATAAGGATCAAATAAAGACCACTGTTCTCTTTTTTCTAATCTTTCCATAAATAAATCTGGGATACTTACAGAAGGGAAAATATCATGAGCCTTTCTTCTATCATCTCCATTATTAGTTTTCAGGTCTAAAAAGTCAAATATATCTTTATGCCATATATCTAAAGTTATAGCTGCTCCACCTTTTCTTTTGCCAAGCTGATCTACGGCTACGGCTGTATCATTATAAAGTCTTATCCAAGGTACAACTCCACCAGATGCATTCTTATGTCCTCTTATTTCACTATTCAAAGCTCTTATTTTTCCCATATAAATTCCTAGTGCTCCACCATGCTTTGAAACCTGGGCAAACTTTTGATTAACATCATAAATTGACCATAAATTATCCCCTACAGTAGAAATAAAACAACTACTTAACTGATAAAAAGGCGTACCTGCATTCCCTAGGGTAGGAGTTGCCACTGTAACTTTTAGATTACTTAAAAGATCGTAAAATTTTTTTGCATAAAAAACTTTTTTATCTTCCTCAGGAATAGCTAAATGCATAGCTATTGTCATAAACCTCTCCTGAGGGAGCTCTAATACTTCTCCATTATGCCCTTTAATTAAATATCTATCATTCAATAATTTTAATCCTTCATAATTAAATAGTTCATCTCTTTCTGGTGCTATGTATTTTGCTAATTCTTTTATTTCTTCATTAGAATAATTTTCTACTAAATATTTTCCATAAAGTTTCATTTCAAGTAGCTTTTTTACTAATTTATAATAATCTCCATATCCAAAATTATTATAGTTTCTACTAATTTTGGCCTCTTTGTATAAATCAAAACACAAAAGCCTTGCAGCAACATACTGCCAATTAGCATTAGTCTTTTTTATATTGTTTCCATTGTTATCTTTACTATTTTGAATAACCTTTTCGATGGCAGTTTGTATCAAAGTTCTTTGAATTTCCTTAGTAGTCATACCATCTCTAAATTGAATTCTAGAATCCAATTCTAATTCAAGAGGGTCACAACCTTCTATGCCCTCACAAGCTAACTTAACCATTTTCTTCGTTTTTTCTACTTGTAGTGATTCATATTGTCCATTTCTCTTTTTTATTTTAATATTCATTGTTCAAACCTTACTTTCTAAAAATTTATTTAATCGATATAATATATTATAAAATAACTATTGTTAAATAAATTATATAAGTAATTATATTCAAAATCAATATCATAGAACCATTGTTTAATAAGATAAACTCTACATATTGTATAGAGTTCTTATTTTTTCACTATATATTGTATATTCTTTATTATAGAGTTTTCCACAAATTATAAATTTTATAATTTCTTTTTAGCTCTTTATAAATTCTTTATAAATAAAAAATCAAATTATGTTTAAATTATGAAAATTGTTCTTTAAAGGATTTAGATAAATTAGCCGATATATAATTTATTAATTACCTAAGTTTTGTAACTATAAAAACTTAATATTTTCAACAATCTAAAAGAAAGAGTTTTTCTTAAAATTATTAACAAAGTTCAATGCTTTGTTAATAACTTTAAAGACCTAATAAAGAAATTTACTATATATTATCTTAAATCAATATAAAGGAGAATTTAACTATGAAAGAAAATAGGAAAATCAAGTGGAAATCTAATGATGGCTGTTGTGAAAAATCTAAAATTTTCATAGAAATACTTTCAAATATTTCATCTAAACTTGTAAATATTAACTTGAGTAAAGAATATTTAATTGAGGAATGTTTAGAAGAACTGGGTAAAAAAACTAATTCCTGTAGAGCTTATATATTTTTATTCAGAAATAATTTAGAGTACATGGATAATGTTTATGAATGGTGCGCTAAAGGAATTAGCTCTGAAAAAAATAATCTTCAAAATTTAAAAACTTCATTATTTCCTTGGTGGATGAATGAATTAAAAAATAATAAAATTATTATTATTGAAAATGTAGAAAAGATGACTGCAGAATTAGAAAGAGAAATTCTTTCAGAACAAGGAATAAAATCGCTTATTGTTTTACCTATATGCTACAAAGATAATTTAGTAGGATATGTAGGATTAGACAATAACTTTGAAGATAAAAGTTGGAACAAAGATACTCAATTTTTATTAAAACTAATTTCAGAAATGCTTTCTGGGGCTTTGGCAAGATTAGATCATGAAAAAGAACTTGAATATGCTGTTAAAGAGCTAATAAAAAGTGAAAAAAACATTCACAGCTTAAGAGCTCAACTTATTCAGCAAGAAGAAATGTTTAAACTTAGTCAAAGCAAAGAACTATCAAAGCCAATAGGTTTAAGTAAAGAAGATTTTAATGAAATAATAAATTATGTATTAGATATATTAAGTTTTGATATGATGATTTTTGATGAAATCCATTTAAATCTTTCAGAAAACTTACCTTCTATACTATGTAATAAAATAGAAATTAGTCAAGTTATTATGAATATACTTAAAAATGCTATCTATGAAATGAATAAAAAAGTAGAATTTTTAGGTAAAAATAAAAAAACTAATACTAATATCTTAAAAATAGAAACCTATAGTGAAGATAATTTTTTAGTTTGTGAAATATCTGATAATGGTATGGGATTTTCTGATGAAATTGCACCAAAACTATTTGAACCTTTTTTTACAACAAAGCCCTTTGGACTAGGAACCGGCCTAGGATTATCCTTAGCCTATGATATTATTACCCATAAACACAATGGCCAAATAATAGCTAGTGAAAATGAATGGAAAGGTGCTAAATTCACTATAAAATTATGTTATAAATAATAATTGTATCTTTCTTATTCTTAAGTATAGACACTAAATTACATAAGCTAAACTATATATTTACTAGATAAAATGCTATCTTAAAATGTGTTTAATTTTTAGATGGCATTTTTTGTGTTTTATTTTCTATAAATTTTGAAATTAATCCTTTTTTTATATAATTATGAAAAATTAAAATGTTTATTTTAATAGATTTTAAACCATAATATTATAGACTTAAATTATAAAATAAACTTGGGAAAATGCTTTATAATACCAGATAAAGGAGATAAAGATTATGGGATTTTTTCAAAGAAATAAAACTAATAAAATTATAGTTAAGTTTATTATAGTAATAATTTTATCAATTTCTTTTATATCACTATTTCAATGGAAAAATGTTTTAGTTTATAAAGCTAATGATAATATTCATAATACTGAAATTACTAAATTAATAGATGATATTTTTGAAAACAGAAATAAAGCATTATTAAAAGGAGACTTAGAATTTATTGAATCTATTTATGACACTGATACTAAATATGGTGTATGGGCCTATGAACATGAGAAAAAAAAGATAAAATATCTTCATAACTGGGAAAAAAAGCAAGGGGTTAGATTTATTGATATAAAACCTAAGGTTGTTATTAGAAATATAAAAGAAAATAAGGATAAATATTCAATTAATTTATTATGTTCCACTGAGTATAAATATATTTATGAAAATGAACCTGAAAAAGTAAATACCTCTACCATAGGTACAAATCATTTAGTTAATCTCGATAAGCAAGAAGATGAATGGGTAATTACAAAGGAATGGTATAAAGATCCCTTTGCAGATTCTCTTAATATAAATAATCTAAAAAAACCAGATGATATAAGAGAATATATATTAAGCAATAGTTCCAGAGATTTTTCTGATTTAAATGAAAGAAGATTAAGTTCTATAGAATATGCAGATAAATATTGTGGAACTGCTAGCAATGGGAAATATGGATATAAATACAATAAAAAATATAGAAATTATAACCCTCAAGGAGGAGATTGTGCAAATTTTGCGTCTCAAATTTTATTTGAGGGAGGGAAATTTAGAAAAAACTCTGCCTGGAACTATGATTCTAAAGGAGCTACTAGAGCTTGGGTAAATGCAGATGGATTTAAAGATTATATGATTTATAGTGGTAGAGCCTCTGTAATTGCTCATGGAGATTATGAAAAAGTATATAAAGCTTCTTATAATCTTTTACCTGGAGATTTTGTAGCCTATGAAAAAAAAGGAGATATAACTCATATCTCTGTAGTAACTGGAGCAGATTCCAAAGGTTATTCCTTAGTAAGTTGTCATAATACGGATAGAAATAAAGTTCCTTGGGATTTGGGATGGAATGATAAGGGAATAAAGTTTTGGTTAGTTAGAGTACATTTTTAGAAAGAGGTGATTTGCAATAAAAAAATTATTTAAAAAAATTATTTTTTTTAATATACTATTTTTTATTTTTTGTAGTAATACTTATGTAGTTAAAGCTTCAAATATAAAAATTAATAATAAAGATGAAAAATCATATAATGTAACCATGAAACAGGATATATTATGTTTAATGATGGCTTATGGTGAATATATAGAAGATATTGAATGTAAAAATGATAAAGTGTATATAGTAATGGAATCTGGTAAAAAAATTATTTATGATGATAAAAAAGAAAAAAATTTTGAAGAAAAAATATATAATTCGGATATCCAGGATATGATGGAACAAATTTATCCTTTAAATATGACAGGTAAAGTAATGGATAAAGATTTTGATCCCGGTAGATTTAGAGTATACCCTTTATTAGAAGATGTTTATGGAAATAATTCTAGCAAAATTCAAAAAAACTTAAAAACCATTAATACAGCTTATGGAACAGTTCAATTTAATAATAACAGTAAAGGTGCAGAAAGCTTAAAAAATACTTTAGATGAACTTAGTAGTATTTCAAAAAGTAATAGCAAATTAAATTCTTATATTTCCCCTCTTAATGGAACCTTTAACTATAGACATATTGCAGGGACAAATCTTTTAAGTCCTCATGCTTTTGGAATTGCCATTGATTTAGTAAGGGATAATAGAGATTATTGGAAATGGGCTACTGAAAGTGAAGGAGAAAAAAGAATAGCTTCCTATCCAAAAGAAATTGTAGAGACCTTTGAAAAAAATAATTTTATATGGGGCGGAAAATGGCACCATTTTGATACACTACATTTTGAATATAGACCTGAAATTATAATTAAGGCTAAATATTTTAACAATAAAGATAAAATAGAGACCCCTTGGTACAAAGAAGCTCCATTAGAAGATAAACAAGTTAAAGACTATATAGATAAAATTAATAAAGCTTTAAAATAAACTAGCCCCTGTGAATAATAACTTTATATGCTATACACAGGGGTTAAAATCGTTTATCACTTTTCTACTATCCCTAATTATTCTAATAAAACTTAAAATACATTTAGTAATCAGTTAGTTTCTTGTATTGTATTATATACAAACAGCTGAATCTATATCTAAAAGTACAACTTCAATTTTAGGAATTGTTTCTATGATTTTAAATTAACTTGAATGTTAATTGTTTTATTTTATTTTCTCCTAAATTTGATACAGTAAGCCCTATAAGTCTTATAGGTTCTTTAAAATTTATATTATCTAATATATCACAGGCTATACTATAAATTTCATCTTTATCCCTTGTATAATTATTTACTGTTTTACTCCTCGTATGAGTTTTAAAATTAGAAGTTTTTATTTTTACGGTAATAGTTTTCCCGGCACTATTTCTTTTATATAAATTAGTAGATATTTTATTTGAAAAGTCCAAAAGATATTTTTTCATTTCCTCTTTATTTATTATATCCTTTTTAAGGGTTATCTCCTTACCTATAGATTTTCTTTCTCTACTAACTTTTACTTCTCTATAATCTATTCCTCTTATTCTTTCGTATATTTCTACTCCAAATTTTCCAAAATACTCTATACAAAAATCCTTAGATAGCTTATGCATATCTTCCACAGTATAAATACCTATGTTATTTAACCTTTCCACTGACTTTTTACCTATTCCATTAATCTTATTTATAGAAAGCGGCATAAGTATTCTTGGAATCATATCTTCTTTTATTATTTTTATACCATCTGGTTTATTCCAATCAGAAGCAAGCTTTGCTAGAAATTTGTTATATGAAATTCCTACAGATAGAGTTAGTCCTATTTCATCTTTAACTCTCTTTTTTATATGTTTTGCCACTTTAATAGGTTCTTCCTTAATATGGCTAATATCTAAATATGCCTCATCTATGGATACAGGCTCAACAATAGGGGTAATTTGGAATAATATTTTAAATATATTATTTGAAACTTCTTTATATCTATCATGTCTTCCAGGTACATATATACCAAATGGACATCTCTTTTTCGCTATAAAAACAGGCATAGCAGAATGTACCCCATATTTTCTTGCCTCATAGGATGCAGTGGAAACTACTCCTCTTTCTCCTGTTCCTCCTACTATTACAGGTTTACCCTTAAGTTTTTTATTATCTATTTGCTCTACGGATGCAAAAAATGCATCCATATCAACATGCATAATAACTCTATCCATAAGTATGAATTCCTCTCTAAATATAACCTAAACTTTAATTTAACTTACATATAATTATATCAAAATATCCAAAGTTAACTTTAGTAATTCTTAATCTAGTGGATTTTAAAATTCACCTATTTTTTAAAGTAGCATATCTTTCTTTATTATAATAAA contains the following coding sequences:
- a CDS encoding DNA polymerase IV gives rise to the protein MDRVIMHVDMDAFFASVEQIDNKKLKGKPVIVGGTGERGVVSTASYEARKYGVHSAMPVFIAKKRCPFGIYVPGRHDRYKEVSNNIFKILFQITPIVEPVSIDEAYLDISHIKEEPIKVAKHIKKRVKDEIGLTLSVGISYNKFLAKLASDWNKPDGIKIIKEDMIPRILMPLSINKINGIGKKSVERLNNIGIYTVEDMHKLSKDFCIEYFGKFGVEIYERIRGIDYREVKVSRERKSIGKEITLKKDIINKEEMKKYLLDFSNKISTNLYKRNSAGKTITVKIKTSNFKTHTRSKTVNNYTRDKDEIYSIACDILDNINFKEPIRLIGLTVSNLGENKIKQLTFKLI